A portion of the Vibrio coralliirubri genome contains these proteins:
- the accB gene encoding acetyl-CoA carboxylase biotin carboxyl carrier protein, with protein MDIRKIKKLIELVEESGISELEISEGEESVRISRNSTAPVAPVQYAAAPAPVAAAAPAAAPVAAEAAAPAVPAGHQVLSPMVGTFYGAPSPDAKPFVKVGQSVTAGETLCIVEAMKMMNQIEADKSGVVTAILVEDGQPVEFDQALVIIE; from the coding sequence ATGGATATTCGCAAAATCAAAAAGCTAATCGAATTGGTTGAAGAGTCTGGTATTTCTGAGCTAGAAATCTCTGAAGGTGAAGAGTCAGTACGAATCAGTCGTAACAGCACTGCACCTGTAGCGCCTGTTCAATATGCAGCAGCTCCAGCACCTGTAGCGGCAGCAGCTCCTGCGGCGGCTCCTGTAGCAGCAGAAGCAGCGGCTCCTGCAGTTCCAGCTGGTCACCAAGTTCTTTCTCCAATGGTTGGTACTTTCTACGGCGCTCCAAGCCCAGACGCAAAACCATTCGTTAAAGTTGGTCAATCTGTAACTGCTGGCGAAACGCTATGTATCGTTGAAGCAATGAAGATGATGAACCAAATAGAAGCTGATAAATCTGGTGTTGTAACAGCTATCCTAGTTGAAGACGGTCAACCAGTAGAATTCGACCAAGCTCTAGTAATTATCGAATAA
- the aroQ gene encoding type II 3-dehydroquinate dehydratase, translating to MSTKFRILVLNGPNLNLLGLREPAHYGSQTLDQIISSLTEQAKAHDVELSHLQSNREYELIEAIHSAYQNVDFIIINPAAFTHTSVALRDALLGVAIPFIEVHLSNVHAREPFRHHSYLSDKAEGVICGLGAQGYQFALTAALSKLNSK from the coding sequence ATGTCTACAAAGTTTCGCATTCTAGTTTTAAATGGCCCAAACCTTAACCTGTTAGGCCTTAGAGAGCCTGCACACTACGGTTCTCAAACACTTGACCAGATTATTAGCTCACTGACCGAGCAAGCGAAAGCACACGATGTTGAGCTATCTCACTTACAGTCAAATCGTGAGTATGAACTGATTGAAGCGATCCATAGTGCTTATCAAAATGTTGATTTTATTATTATCAACCCAGCAGCCTTTACACATACCAGTGTGGCACTGCGTGATGCACTACTTGGCGTTGCCATCCCATTTATTGAGGTTCATCTATCGAATGTTCACGCACGTGAACCATTCCGTCACCACTCTTACCTATCTGATAAAGCAGAAGGTGTGATTTGTGGCTTAGGTGCCCAAGGTTATCAATTTGCTTTGACCGCTGCGCTCAGCAAGCTCAACTCAAAGTAA
- the acs gene encoding acetate--CoA ligase — MSEAHVYPVKENIKSTTHADNDTYLAMYQQSVSDPEGFWGEHGKIVDWIKPFTQVKNTSFDPGHIDIRWFEDGTLNVSANCIDRHLADRGDEVAIIWEGDDPADDKTLTFNELHKEVCLFSNALKEQGVRKGDVVCLYMPMVPEAAVAMLACTRIGAVHTVVFGGFSPEALSGRIIDSNSKVVITADEGVRGGRAVPLKKNVDEALTNPEVKNIEKVVVFKRTGGDVAWHEHRDVWWHDAIANVSADCPPEEMNAEDPLFILYTSGSTGKPKGVMHTTGGYLVYAAMTFKYVFDYQEGETFWCTADVGWITGHTYLVYGPLANGAKTILFEGVPNYPNTSRMSEVVDKHQVNILYTAPTAIRALMAKGNEAVEGTSRDSLRIMGSVGEPINPEAWEWYYKTIGNEQSPIVDTWWQTETGGILIAPLPGATDLKPGSATRPFFGVQPALVDNMGNIIEGATDGNLVILDSWPGQMRTVHGDHDRFEQTYFSTFKGMYFTSDGARRDEDGYYWITGRVDDVLNVSGHRMGTAEIESALVAFDKIAEAAIVGIPHDIKGQAIYAYITLNDGEFPTAELHKEVKDWVRKEIGPIATPDVLHWTDSLPKTRSGKIMRRILRKIATGDTGNLGDTSTLADPSVVDKLIAEKAELA, encoded by the coding sequence ATGAGTGAAGCCCACGTTTATCCGGTAAAAGAAAATATTAAATCAACAACACACGCGGATAATGACACTTACCTAGCCATGTACCAGCAATCTGTTTCTGACCCTGAAGGTTTTTGGGGTGAACACGGAAAAATCGTTGATTGGATCAAGCCTTTCACACAGGTCAAAAACACCTCTTTCGATCCTGGCCACATTGATATTCGCTGGTTTGAAGATGGCACGCTTAACGTTTCGGCTAACTGTATCGACCGCCACCTTGCTGATCGCGGTGATGAAGTCGCTATCATCTGGGAAGGCGATGACCCGGCAGATGACAAAACTCTAACTTTTAATGAACTGCACAAAGAAGTGTGCCTGTTTTCGAATGCCCTAAAAGAGCAAGGCGTGCGCAAAGGTGATGTGGTTTGTTTATACATGCCAATGGTGCCAGAAGCGGCAGTAGCTATGCTGGCGTGTACCCGTATCGGTGCAGTTCACACGGTCGTATTTGGTGGTTTCTCACCAGAAGCACTGTCTGGTCGTATTATCGATTCAAATTCTAAAGTCGTTATCACTGCCGATGAAGGCGTGCGTGGCGGCCGTGCGGTTCCACTGAAAAAGAATGTCGACGAAGCACTGACGAATCCTGAAGTGAAAAACATCGAAAAGGTTGTTGTATTCAAACGCACTGGCGGTGATGTTGCATGGCACGAACACCGCGATGTGTGGTGGCACGATGCTATTGCTAACGTATCTGCAGATTGCCCACCAGAAGAGATGAACGCAGAAGATCCACTATTCATCCTTTATACGTCAGGCTCAACAGGTAAACCGAAAGGCGTTATGCACACTACAGGTGGCTACCTTGTTTATGCAGCGATGACATTCAAATACGTGTTCGATTACCAAGAAGGCGAGACTTTCTGGTGTACAGCGGATGTGGGTTGGATTACTGGCCACACATACCTTGTTTACGGGCCGCTTGCTAATGGCGCAAAAACGATTCTGTTTGAAGGCGTGCCAAATTACCCGAACACCAGCCGTATGAGTGAAGTGGTCGATAAGCACCAAGTTAATATTCTTTATACTGCGCCAACGGCTATTCGTGCACTGATGGCGAAAGGCAATGAAGCCGTTGAAGGTACCTCTCGTGACAGCCTAAGAATCATGGGCTCAGTGGGTGAACCTATCAACCCAGAGGCGTGGGAGTGGTATTACAAAACAATCGGCAATGAGCAGTCTCCAATTGTTGATACATGGTGGCAAACGGAAACGGGCGGTATCTTAATTGCACCGCTACCGGGCGCAACAGACCTGAAACCGGGCTCTGCAACTCGTCCATTCTTCGGTGTGCAACCGGCGCTGGTTGATAACATGGGTAACATCATTGAGGGTGCAACAGACGGCAACCTAGTGATTCTTGATTCTTGGCCAGGCCAAATGCGTACCGTTCATGGCGATCATGACCGCTTCGAACAGACTTACTTCTCGACCTTTAAAGGCATGTACTTTACCAGTGATGGCGCTCGTCGTGATGAAGACGGTTACTACTGGATTACTGGTCGTGTCGATGACGTGCTTAACGTATCAGGTCACCGTATGGGTACCGCTGAGATTGAATCGGCTCTAGTTGCGTTCGATAAGATTGCTGAGGCTGCAATTGTGGGCATCCCTCATGATATTAAAGGCCAAGCGATTTACGCTTACATCACGCTAAATGATGGTGAGTTCCCAACTGCAGAGCTTCATAAAGAAGTGAAAGACTGGGTACGTAAAGAGATTGGCCCAATTGCAACGCCAGATGTACTGCACTGGACCGACTCTCTACCAAAAACTCGTTCGGGTAAAATCATGCGTCGTATCCTGCGTAAAATCGCGACTGGCGATACAGGTAACCTAGGTGATACCTCGACACTAGCCGACCCAAGCGTGGTTGATAAGCTGATTGCCGAGAAAGCAGAACTGGCATAA
- a CDS encoding 3'-5' exonuclease — MNRLIRYYWHHKLKGSLYQPLFTAPIDHEYVSLDCETTSLDPNQAELVTIAATKIIGNRIITSQPFEVRLRAPQSLDCNSIKIHRIRHQDLKHGIEEKQALIELLNFIGNRPLVGYHIRYDKKILDRACLKQLGFPLPNRLVEVSQLYQDKLERQLPNAYFDLSMDAICRQLDLPIPVNKHDALQDAISAALIFVRLKHGDLPRFNSSYS; from the coding sequence ATGAATAGGTTGATTCGCTATTACTGGCATCACAAGCTCAAAGGCTCTCTCTATCAGCCTCTGTTTACTGCGCCTATTGATCATGAATATGTATCGCTCGATTGTGAAACCACCAGCCTAGACCCCAATCAGGCAGAATTAGTTACTATTGCCGCGACCAAGATCATCGGTAACCGAATCATTACCAGCCAACCTTTTGAAGTCCGGTTGCGCGCCCCCCAATCGCTCGATTGCAATTCAATAAAAATCCACCGTATCCGTCATCAAGATCTAAAGCACGGCATCGAAGAAAAACAGGCTTTAATCGAGCTACTGAACTTCATTGGAAATCGTCCTTTAGTCGGCTATCACATCCGCTATGATAAGAAAATTCTCGACCGCGCCTGTTTAAAACAGCTTGGATTTCCACTGCCTAACCGATTAGTCGAAGTGAGCCAACTCTATCAAGACAAACTCGAAAGACAGCTTCCCAATGCCTATTTTGATCTCAGTATGGACGCCATCTGTCGCCAGCTCGATTTACCTATCCCGGTCAATAAACATGATGCATTACAAGACGCTATCTCCGCTGCGCTGATCTTTGTGCGTCTGAAACATGGTGACCTGCCCCGTTTCAACTCTTCTTATTCTTAA
- a CDS encoding DUF294 nucleotidyltransferase-like domain-containing protein, with protein sequence MLMPDKFNMQHPPFDSLSDTEQLKLRSSLDVVYYRSQEVILEAERPSRHLHILIKGAVEERASSDGEIYAHYANDDIFDVRSQFEPHTKHQYIALEDTLSYLLPTDVFLELYHANGQFAAYFDSNLSTRKALIEAAQQQQNLAEFILTKVDDSIYHPPLILEPNQPINQVTQTLKEQGLDSALVHLEHDDPKAFGSSCSLPYGIVTRTNLLHAVMLDNFPLDAPVGEIATFPVMHVNQGDFLFNAMITMTRNRVKRLMVCDGKNAVGMVDMTQILSAFSTHSHVLTLRIARATSVEELAMASNKQRQLVESLLSNGIRTRFIMELISAVNEQIIEKAFELVIPPALHNHCCLIVLGSEGRGEQILKTDQDNALIIQDGLEWHQCQSAMNDLTHTLQQLGYPLCPGNVMVNNPKWVHSEQEWKQTLTHWVKKATPDTVMDIAIMADAHAVAGNRELLKPVKQHLSDLMLGQELILTEFCRPALNFSVPLTLFGNVKQSKSGLDIKQGGIFPIVHGVRALCLEHGVTVNNTFERIEQLVSKKVLEQSTADNLSEALKQFFKWRLAQRLSQQHSSNKINVKLMERADRDLLRHSLHVVKKFKQWLGYHYQIRD encoded by the coding sequence ATGCTTATGCCTGACAAATTTAATATGCAGCACCCGCCCTTCGATAGCCTGTCCGACACCGAACAGTTGAAGCTTCGCTCTTCATTAGACGTGGTGTATTACCGCTCTCAAGAAGTGATACTGGAAGCTGAAAGGCCGAGCCGACACCTGCACATTTTGATCAAAGGGGCAGTTGAAGAGCGCGCGAGCAGTGATGGCGAGATTTACGCACACTATGCCAATGACGATATTTTTGATGTCCGCAGCCAGTTTGAACCTCACACCAAACACCAATATATCGCACTCGAAGATACATTAAGTTATCTGCTGCCCACCGATGTTTTTCTTGAGCTTTACCACGCCAATGGCCAATTCGCTGCCTACTTTGATAGCAACCTATCAACACGAAAAGCTTTGATAGAAGCCGCCCAGCAGCAACAGAATCTTGCCGAGTTTATATTGACCAAAGTGGATGACTCTATCTATCACCCACCACTGATACTTGAACCAAACCAACCGATCAACCAAGTCACTCAAACCCTTAAAGAACAAGGGTTAGACTCGGCCCTAGTTCATTTGGAACATGATGATCCAAAAGCTTTTGGATCATCATGTTCCTTACCGTATGGAATCGTCACTCGAACCAATTTATTGCATGCTGTGATGCTCGATAATTTCCCACTGGATGCGCCTGTCGGTGAGATCGCAACGTTTCCGGTGATGCACGTGAACCAAGGCGATTTCTTATTTAACGCCATGATTACCATGACCAGAAATCGAGTAAAAAGGTTGATGGTTTGTGATGGTAAAAATGCGGTCGGCATGGTGGATATGACACAGATCCTCAGTGCATTCTCCACACACTCCCACGTTCTTACTTTGCGTATTGCGCGCGCCACCAGCGTTGAAGAACTGGCAATGGCATCCAACAAACAACGTCAACTGGTCGAGAGCTTGCTCAGTAATGGGATTCGCACACGCTTTATCATGGAGCTGATTTCTGCGGTCAACGAACAGATCATAGAGAAGGCTTTTGAGTTGGTGATCCCACCTGCACTGCATAATCATTGCTGCCTAATCGTGTTGGGTTCCGAAGGCCGTGGGGAACAAATTCTCAAAACCGATCAAGACAACGCGCTAATAATTCAAGATGGTTTGGAGTGGCATCAATGCCAAAGCGCCATGAACGACCTCACTCATACCCTTCAACAATTGGGTTACCCACTGTGCCCGGGCAACGTGATGGTCAACAATCCGAAATGGGTGCATTCAGAACAAGAGTGGAAACAAACCCTCACCCATTGGGTAAAAAAAGCCACGCCAGACACGGTGATGGATATCGCGATCATGGCAGATGCACACGCAGTGGCGGGTAATAGAGAGTTATTAAAACCAGTCAAACAGCACCTCAGTGATTTGATGCTCGGACAAGAATTGATTCTGACGGAGTTCTGCCGCCCTGCCCTTAATTTCTCAGTTCCCCTGACCCTTTTTGGCAATGTGAAGCAATCCAAGTCCGGACTCGACATCAAACAAGGTGGTATTTTCCCTATCGTGCATGGTGTGAGAGCACTTTGTCTTGAGCATGGTGTCACGGTCAACAACACCTTCGAACGCATTGAGCAACTGGTTAGCAAGAAGGTGTTAGAGCAAAGTACTGCCGATAATCTCAGTGAAGCACTCAAGCAATTCTTCAAGTGGCGTTTAGCCCAAAGGCTTTCTCAGCAGCACAGCAGCAACAAGATCAACGTTAAACTGATGGAGCGAGCAGACAGAGATCTGCTTCGTCATAGCCTGCACGTGGTGAAGAAATTCAAGCAATGGCTCGGCTACCACTATCAGATACGGGATTAG
- a CDS encoding 3-phenylpropionate MFS transporter: MFSPSPYGWISQYFLGFFFAYGVYLPFWALWFEDQGVSAGDIGVLIGIGFATRCVANLVITPRIHKVEHLMPALRCLSFAALLFVGFHFFTGGSFILMLLATVLFNLCCGPIIPLSDAMANHYSRLKMLDYGRTRLWGSIAFIAGSTVVGYLVAQFGTDMILYTAVAGVLLSLILAMRNPNVMPVTQSEQQAARPKLGELLRESSVVKFLALMALLQGSHAAYYSFSAIYWKEAGHSEAIIGYLWSLGVVAEVAVFALSKRLFSGWSLRTLFVVAAIGVMARWGITASTTAIFALVMVQLLHGVTFAMAHIAAIQYIQSEEQNKMVALQALYNAIPLGAFIALMTTLSGWGYELWGANIFWGMAAMGALALFIKLDERSSVVEINQSDSEQSESRSKC, from the coding sequence ATGTTTAGCCCTTCACCCTATGGCTGGATCTCTCAGTATTTTCTTGGTTTCTTTTTTGCGTATGGCGTGTATTTGCCATTTTGGGCGTTGTGGTTTGAAGACCAAGGCGTGTCTGCTGGTGATATTGGCGTATTGATTGGTATCGGCTTTGCGACTCGTTGTGTGGCCAACTTAGTGATTACGCCGCGTATCCATAAAGTGGAACACTTGATGCCAGCGCTACGCTGTTTGAGTTTCGCTGCGTTGCTGTTTGTCGGCTTCCACTTCTTCACCGGTGGCAGTTTTATACTGATGTTGTTGGCAACGGTACTGTTTAACCTCTGTTGTGGGCCGATCATTCCTCTTTCTGATGCCATGGCTAACCATTACAGTCGTTTGAAAATGCTCGACTACGGCCGAACTCGCCTTTGGGGTTCAATTGCCTTTATCGCAGGCTCAACGGTGGTTGGCTATTTGGTGGCACAATTTGGCACCGACATGATTTTGTATACTGCAGTTGCGGGCGTGTTGTTGTCATTGATTCTGGCGATGAGAAATCCTAACGTTATGCCAGTAACGCAATCTGAGCAACAAGCGGCGCGACCAAAACTAGGTGAACTGCTGCGTGAGTCCTCAGTGGTAAAATTTTTAGCTTTGATGGCGTTGCTGCAAGGCAGTCATGCGGCTTACTACAGTTTTAGTGCGATTTATTGGAAAGAAGCGGGCCACTCAGAAGCGATCATCGGTTACTTGTGGAGCCTAGGTGTTGTCGCTGAAGTGGCCGTATTTGCTCTGAGTAAGCGATTATTCTCAGGCTGGTCACTGCGTACTTTGTTTGTCGTCGCAGCTATTGGGGTGATGGCGCGTTGGGGTATTACCGCTTCTACCACAGCGATTTTCGCACTGGTTATGGTACAGCTACTGCACGGCGTGACCTTTGCCATGGCACACATCGCCGCGATTCAATACATCCAATCTGAAGAACAAAACAAGATGGTTGCGCTACAAGCCCTGTATAACGCGATTCCATTAGGTGCCTTTATTGCATTAATGACCACCTTAAGTGGTTGGGGTTATGAGCTTTGGGGTGCAAATATCTTCTGGGGTATGGCTGCAATGGGTGCACTTGCTCTGTTCATTAAGTTGGATGAAAGAAGTTCAGTGGTTGAGATTAATCAATCAGATTCGGAACAGTCAGAATCTCGCAGCAAATGCTGA
- a CDS encoding PAS domain-containing hybrid sensor histidine kinase/response regulator, which produces MQGWIVIPVSLAYLGVLFLIAWYGDRQVRWLSRWRPWIYSLSIAVYCTSWTFYGTVGQASNNPWSFLPIYLAPILVFTLGWRILARLILIAKREHITSIADFIAARYGKSQGLAVAVTVIAVVGILPYIALQLRGITMGLDIVAPNLAADFGYQDYHVSWFVVGALAIFTMLFGTRHIDNTEHHRGMMMAVAFESIVKLAAFLIVGLFIMYLAMSSDKIDLLDVAASTYESPNIPTLIIHTVLTMLAIVCLPRQFHTMVVENERPQDLHTARWLFPLYLILMGLFVLPIAWAGQGLLTGMPADTYVISVPMAEGANHIALLAFLGGTSAASGMVIVSTIALAIMVSNDLVMPLLLRRMRLTQRTHRHFSGLLLVIRRGLILLLLLGAWLFYQALDTIHSLSAIGFLSFAAIAQFAPALIGGLYWRPGNRKGVYVGLMVGSLIWLITLMSQTSMLAGDSESNLLLWIITPPELLSSWDISSSNWGIVLSIVLNTLCYAVVSMTTRPSLSERLQSAAFVGTPLPENENISLYQNRVTVAELEMLASRFVGRKRAKSALHSYWQQHGQPLLPNQQAPASLIRHAERVLAGVFGASSAKLVLTSALQGRNMQLEEVATIVDEASELYDFSRGLLQGAIEHIGQGIAVIDKQMRLVAWNQRYLELFEFPAGLIQVGRPISDVIRHNAEQGLCGPGDPEDHVRRRVYHLEQGTRHTSSRIRPDGRVIEVQGNPMPSGGFVMSFTDITVFRQAEQALKDANESLESRVHERTQELEKLNHRLVKATQISDQESQSKSRFLAAVSHDLMQPLNAARLFASSLSEVAKEQEVKQLSSHIESALGAAEDLIGDLLDISRLESGKLETNIHAIAVHDVLTNLNAEFSALARQQKIEFKMIPSSLFIHSDPKLLRRVIQNFLTNAFRYNPEGKVVLGARRVNGKVRIDVWDNGTGIDEDKQQEIFEEFTRGSQVRADQGLGLGLAISKGIAHVLGHQISMRSWPSQGSVFSITLARAEKVAPVVQASTPMATSDIEHLKILCVDNEREILVGMENLIGRWGCEVKTAVDLVESLQCLDEGWLPDVIFSDYRLDNGRTGLEVLQQCRLRLGDSFEGVIISADRTDDMLAAIKANSFSFIAKPVKPLKLRAVLNRVS; this is translated from the coding sequence ATGCAAGGATGGATAGTAATTCCAGTCTCTTTAGCCTACTTGGGCGTGTTATTTCTGATCGCTTGGTATGGAGACAGGCAGGTTCGTTGGCTATCGCGCTGGCGCCCGTGGATCTATAGCCTTTCGATTGCGGTGTATTGTACCTCTTGGACCTTCTATGGAACGGTCGGGCAGGCGAGTAACAACCCTTGGTCCTTTTTACCCATTTACCTCGCCCCGATTCTGGTCTTTACACTAGGCTGGCGGATCTTAGCGCGGTTGATTTTGATTGCGAAGCGGGAGCACATCACCTCCATTGCCGACTTTATCGCGGCTCGTTATGGAAAATCTCAGGGCTTAGCGGTGGCGGTGACGGTTATCGCTGTGGTCGGTATCCTTCCTTATATTGCTCTGCAACTGCGCGGTATTACCATGGGGTTAGATATTGTTGCGCCCAACCTAGCGGCTGACTTTGGTTATCAGGACTATCACGTCTCTTGGTTCGTGGTCGGTGCTTTGGCTATTTTTACCATGCTGTTTGGTACAAGACACATTGATAACACAGAGCATCACCGTGGCATGATGATGGCGGTGGCGTTTGAATCCATCGTTAAGCTCGCGGCATTCTTGATTGTTGGCCTGTTCATCATGTATCTGGCGATGAGCAGCGACAAAATCGACCTGCTTGATGTGGCGGCTTCCACCTACGAATCGCCCAATATTCCGACCTTAATTATTCATACCGTTTTAACCATGTTGGCGATTGTCTGTTTGCCGCGTCAGTTTCATACCATGGTGGTTGAGAACGAACGTCCTCAAGATTTGCATACCGCTCGTTGGTTGTTTCCGCTTTACCTGATTTTGATGGGACTGTTCGTGCTGCCAATTGCTTGGGCAGGACAAGGGCTACTTACTGGCATGCCAGCGGATACTTACGTGATCAGCGTGCCAATGGCAGAAGGTGCGAATCACATTGCCTTGCTGGCTTTTCTTGGTGGTACTTCGGCGGCGAGCGGGATGGTGATTGTCTCGACCATCGCCTTGGCGATCATGGTGTCGAACGATTTAGTGATGCCTTTGCTTCTGCGCCGTATGCGCCTAACCCAAAGGACCCATCGACATTTTTCTGGCCTGCTATTGGTGATTCGCCGCGGGTTAATTTTACTGCTGTTACTGGGTGCTTGGCTGTTTTATCAGGCGCTCGATACCATTCATTCACTGTCAGCGATTGGCTTTCTTTCTTTTGCTGCGATTGCTCAATTCGCTCCCGCACTTATCGGTGGTTTGTACTGGCGCCCGGGTAACCGCAAGGGTGTGTATGTCGGTCTAATGGTTGGCTCGTTGATTTGGCTGATTACCCTAATGAGCCAAACCAGCATGTTGGCGGGCGATAGTGAAAGTAACCTTTTACTGTGGATTATTACGCCGCCAGAGTTGCTCAGCAGTTGGGATATCAGCAGCTCAAACTGGGGCATTGTGCTGAGTATTGTGCTCAATACCTTGTGTTATGCCGTGGTTTCGATGACGACTCGCCCAAGCCTAAGTGAGCGCTTACAATCAGCAGCATTTGTTGGTACGCCACTGCCTGAAAATGAGAATATCAGCCTCTATCAGAACCGTGTGACAGTCGCTGAATTAGAGATGCTGGCGTCGCGTTTTGTGGGTCGAAAGCGTGCGAAAAGTGCCTTACACAGCTATTGGCAACAACACGGTCAGCCGCTGCTTCCTAATCAACAAGCGCCTGCAAGTCTGATTCGACACGCAGAGCGCGTGCTCGCCGGAGTATTCGGTGCTTCGTCTGCTAAGTTAGTACTTACTTCCGCTTTGCAGGGAAGAAACATGCAGCTTGAAGAAGTCGCGACGATCGTTGATGAAGCCTCGGAGCTGTACGACTTCAGCCGCGGTTTACTGCAAGGCGCGATTGAACATATTGGCCAAGGCATCGCAGTAATAGACAAACAAATGAGGCTGGTGGCATGGAATCAGCGCTATCTAGAATTGTTTGAGTTCCCTGCTGGCTTAATTCAGGTTGGGCGACCCATTTCCGATGTGATTCGCCACAATGCCGAGCAGGGTTTGTGTGGCCCGGGTGACCCGGAAGATCACGTTCGCCGCCGTGTTTATCACCTTGAGCAAGGCACTCGACACACCTCTTCTCGTATTCGTCCTGATGGCCGAGTGATTGAGGTGCAAGGTAACCCAATGCCAAGTGGTGGCTTTGTGATGAGCTTTACCGATATCACGGTATTCCGACAAGCAGAGCAAGCGCTAAAAGATGCCAATGAAAGCTTGGAATCGAGAGTACATGAGCGAACTCAAGAGCTCGAAAAACTCAATCATCGCTTAGTAAAAGCCACGCAGATTTCGGATCAAGAATCACAATCTAAGAGTCGCTTCTTAGCGGCAGTCAGCCACGATTTGATGCAGCCGCTCAATGCTGCACGCTTGTTTGCTTCGTCACTGTCTGAGGTGGCAAAAGAGCAAGAGGTGAAGCAACTTTCATCTCACATCGAGAGTGCGCTTGGCGCCGCAGAAGATTTGATTGGCGACTTGCTGGATATCTCTCGATTGGAATCCGGAAAGTTAGAAACCAACATTCACGCGATTGCCGTGCATGACGTGTTAACCAATTTGAACGCGGAATTTAGCGCCTTAGCGAGACAACAGAAAATTGAGTTTAAGATGATCCCATCGTCATTGTTTATTCACTCAGACCCTAAGCTGTTAAGGCGTGTGATTCAGAACTTTTTGACCAATGCGTTTCGCTATAACCCGGAGGGGAAAGTGGTACTGGGTGCGAGAAGAGTGAATGGAAAGGTTCGAATCGATGTGTGGGATAACGGAACCGGTATCGATGAAGATAAGCAACAAGAGATCTTCGAAGAGTTTACTCGTGGCAGCCAAGTGCGAGCCGATCAAGGATTGGGGTTAGGGTTAGCTATCTCGAAAGGTATTGCTCATGTGCTTGGCCATCAAATCTCGATGCGTTCATGGCCGAGCCAAGGCAGTGTCTTTTCCATCACCTTAGCTAGAGCGGAAAAAGTGGCTCCAGTTGTGCAAGCTTCGACGCCAATGGCGACCAGCGACATCGAACATCTCAAGATATTGTGTGTCGACAATGAACGAGAAATCTTAGTCGGCATGGAAAACCTGATTGGACGTTGGGGCTGTGAGGTTAAGACGGCGGTTGATCTGGTCGAAAGCTTGCAGTGCCTAGATGAGGGTTGGCTGCCAGATGTCATTTTCTCTGATTACCGTCTGGATAATGGCAGAACGGGTCTGGAAGTCTTACAGCAGTGTCGCTTGCGCCTTGGTGATTCTTTTGAGGGTGTCATTATTAGTGCTGATAGAACCGATGACATGTTGGCAGCGATCAAGGCCAACAGCTTCAGCTTCATTGCCAAGCCAGTGAAGCCATTAAAGCTCAGAGCGGTATTGAATCGCGTGAGTTAG